A genomic segment from Nicotiana sylvestris chromosome 1, ASM39365v2, whole genome shotgun sequence encodes:
- the LOC138872038 gene encoding uncharacterized protein has protein sequence MVVSLRNGRDLDLEQEIVCESRPTDTLAPVPIEIDDSLGLTEVTVHNAQENTKNEEEVMKEIEVNIPLIDALKEMHGYVKMMKDLISRKFDFQDLATIKLTQAYSVVMTRPIAEKLSDPGRFTIGNFAFAKLADRIGKRPFGILDDVLVQVGKLVFPADFVILECRVDKEIPIILGRPFLATGIALIDCETGELKRRLNDEEITFNVQKFMRRQSEFSNCSLIDVLDVVLGEEDEALNIKDPLATCLMNLDEANGEDLEEWVLALEGQGFWKRELEFEALYLEERKTSPAKPSIEEPPKLELKPLPSHLRLQLDEPLQTLRGSARPSVCIRFYWKMMGTNLLENIKEG, from the exons ATGGTAGTGAGTCTCCGAAATGGTAGAGACTTAGATCTAGAGCAAGAAATTGTTTGCGAAAGCAGGCCAACTGATACACTGGCACCAGTACCCATTGAGATAGATGATTCATTAGGGTTAACTGAGGTGACGGTCCATAATGCGCAAGAAAACACCAAAAACGAAGaagaggttatgaaagagattgAG GTAAacattccattgattgatgctttaAAGGAAATGCATGGTTACGTGaagatgatgaaggacttgatatCCCGCAAGTTTGACTTTCAAGACTTGGCCACGATTAAACTGACTCAGGCCTACAGTGTTGTTATGACGAGACCTATAGCTGAGAAGCTATCTGACCCAGGGAGATTCACAATAGGTAACTTTGCATTTGCTAAG CTGGCTGACCGAATAGGGAAGAGGCCCTTTGGGATTCTAGATGATGTATTGGTCCAGGTTGGGAAGCTTGTGTTCCCAGCAGATTTTGTCATCCTTGAATGTCGGGTTGACaaggaaattcccataattttgggaagaccattcttggccactgGGATAGCCTTAATTGATTGTGAAACTGGAGAGCTCAAGAGGAGATTAAATgatgaagagataacattcaacGTGCAGAAATTTATGCGGAGACAAAGTGAATTTTCTAATTGCTCTCTAATAGATGTGCTGGATGTGGTCCTGGGGGAGGAAGATGAAGCTTTGAACATTAAAGACCCTCTAGCAACTTGTCTCATGAACTTAGACGAAGCTAACGGTGAAGACTTGGAAGAGTGGGTACTTGCTCTTGAAGGCCAAGGTTTTTGGAAAAGGGAGCTTGAATTTGAGGCTTTGTACTTAGAGGAAAGAAAAACTTCTCCAGCTAAGCCCTCAATAGAAGAGCCACCAAAGTTGGAACTAAAGCCACTACCATCCCATCTCAG ACTGCAATTGGATGAACCATTgcagacattaaggggatcagcccgaccttctgtatgcataagattctaCTGGAAGATGATGGGCACAAACCTTCtagagaacatcaaagaaggctga